A stretch of DNA from Chlorogloeopsis sp. ULAP01:
CTTTATTCACTTTGCCATCTGGATTCAGCATGGGTATGTTATTGCCAGGAGCCACTAAAGCAATGGTGCGACGTGGGCCTAAATTAATTTCTTTGCCAGCTAGCCGCTCTTCCATTGCCTCGCTTGTCGCAACTAAGTTAGAAACGTCTACCTTATTAAAAATTCCTCCCCGACGAGAGGAAAAAGCCACGTTAACTCCATTAAAATTATCAGTAGGGATAGGAATTCCTCCCTTTCCTTGGTTGCCTGCGATCATGTACAAAACATTATGAACACGAGTAGACCAGTCAACACATTGGGTTAGTAAGGCGTTGCCATCCAAAACTGCCTCTGGACGCGGGTCACGATTTAATGGTTCGCCAAAGCTGAAGTTAATGGCACGAATATCGCCACTATTTTGTAGAGCAATATGCTGTGCAGATAAGCACTCCTCTGGCTGACCCATCTTAGTAGAACCTACAGCAGATGAGTACAATCGTGCTCCTGGAGCAACCCCTGGAAATGCTTTATCTGTACTGACCATAACGCCAGCGACATTATAAGCGTGCGGATCAACACTGTTATTCGATTTGGCAGGGCTATTGCGTAAAAAAACACCCGCTATGCTTACAGAGCGATTTTTGGAGACGGCTTTGTCTACCCCAAACATTCCCGGACGCCCTATCTCGACTTGACCAATGGCAATCTTGCGACCAGTCAAATTATAGGGAGGTTTGCCTAGCCTCAAAGCATCAATGCCGTTAGTACCAAGGGAAGTTTCTAGAGTCAGAGCAACTACTGGCATACCCAAGCAAGAAGCACTCAATCCCCAAACAATCCAAGTTAGTTTTTTCACCATAGTCAAAAGTCAACTGTTAATGGTCATTGGTCATTTGTTAGTAGGGGAGGCAGCGCTTTGCGGAGCCAGTGCGTTGGGCGGCTCTGCCGACTTGTAGCACCTGGCGTCGGGTTAAGCGCGTTGTAGCGACTGCCGTGCGGGTTTATTTTAGATATTTCGTTATTTTGAGAGATTACTAATAAAACCCGCCCGTACAGTAGTTGGTTGTCTATTACTCCCCTTGTCTCCTTATCCCTCTGTCCTCTTCTTCCGAAGAGCAGCATCTAGAGATGTAAGAGTTTGCTAAACTTTTGTTACAATACTTACAGAAAAGGACGCTTAAATACCCACTAGCCATGACCGAAACGCTATCTAAAAAGCATATTGTGATTGCTCCATCTATCCTATCAGCGGATTTTAGTCGCCTCGGAGACGAAGTACGCGCTGTAGATGAAGCCGGAGCCGATTGGATTCATGTTGATGTAATGGACGGTCGTTTCGTACCTAATATTACGATAGGTCCTCTGGTAGTGGAGGCGGTTCGTCCGGTTACGAAAAAGCCACTGGATGTCCACTTAATGATTGTGGAGCCAGAAAAGTATGTTGCGGACTTTGCGAAAGCTGGTGCAGATATTATCTCCGTACATTGCGAGCATAATGCTTCACCACACCTACACCGCACTCTCGGTCAAATTAAAGAACTTGGTAAGCAAGCCGGTGTCGTTCTCAACCCATCCACACCTCTGGATTTAATTGAGTACGTGCTGGAGCTTTGCGATTTGATATTGATTATGAGTGTCAACCCTGGTTTTGGTGGACAAAGCTTTATTCCAGGAGTGGTTCCCAAAATCCGCAAGTTACGTCAGATGTGTGATGAACGCGGTTTAGATCCTTGGATTGAAGTAGATGGCGGGCTGAAAGCTAACAATACCTGGCAAGTTTTAGAAGCTGGAGCAAACGCGATCGTAGCTGGTTCTGCGGTATTTAATGCTAAGGATTATGCTGAGGCGATTACAGCCATTCGCAACAGCAAGCGTCCAACACCAGAATTAGCAAAGGTGTAAATCAAGTACTAAAATAATTTTCAATCTCAATAGTAAAGAAAAAGGGCGATCGCTTTGACAGATTGCCCTTTTTTTCCAATCATACCAATAACCTTCTAAGTAGCCCTCGTGAACTGCGTACAGAAGAGGACAAGGAGAGGGGGAGATAGGGAGAAGGAACATGACTCACATTTACTCGCCTTCCGTATCTGGTTGTTTGTCCCCTTTTCCTAATTCCTACCTTCTGCCTCCAGCATAGTTGACTTCTACTTGTAAACCCTTGCCCAATGAGTTGCTTTCCAAAGACTAATAAACAAAGCGGCAGAAACTAAGGCTCCCAAATTCCATTTCACAGAACTCTTAATCAATTTCATTCTTTGAGAAGACAAATTAGCTTGTGCTTGAATCTGGACTTGTTCTTTAGCTTTAGAAAGTTCTGATAAGATTTTACTTTTTACTTCTTCAGGATTTTGACTTTTTAATGAGCGGCCTTGGCTTTTTAAAAAATTATTAATCTGTTCTGGTGAAGCTTGACTTAGTTGCTTTTCTACTTGTTCTGCTTGAGCAATTTGTTGTTGTGAAACAGCATTTATTTGAGTAGTACTTGCGTTATTGAGCCGGACGGTATTAATGACTCCTAAAGGAACCATTAAGAAAAAACATACTGTAAACAATAAAGTGAGCCAAGACAGGAATCTCAAAATCCGAAATTCCCATTTGTTGCGTGAATATGTCTCTCCAAAAAATACCAACACTAATCCAATCAAAGGTACAGGTACTCGTTCAACAAGTGTACCAAAAGTTTGAAATTCCCAAACAGGATTCATAAAGCTTGGTGGTATAAACATCTCTATGATGTCGAACAAAGCTAATAGTAATAATCCATAGCCAAGTACTCGTAAAATATTCATGGAGTCTGCCTGTTTATAGGCAAAGTCTTGTAGCTCATTTAGCACGGGAATGAATTTATCACTAATGGATTTAGTCATTTCTTCACACAATATATAGGAAAGTTTTGGAAATACTAAAATTCAACCTAAATGAAAGTATCTAGTAGCTAATAGGTCATCTACAAGAGTGTTACGTTTTCAAGAGGACTGTATTGACAAAATGATTGCCACTTGATTGCTCTGGTTTCGGCTTGTCTATATTCATTGATAAAAATACTTTGATTAAAATGAATATAATACTACTCAGGATAAAAGCTAGAAACGGAATCCGTAATTGTTGCCATTGGGTCATTATTTTTTCAACTCCGCAGAATCTTGATTATTTTTTTCCTGCTGTCGAAGCAAGAAAACATAAAATAAAGTAAATACCATCACTTGAATCATGCCAAAGATGAGAGAACCATCACCCTCATGCCAGTAATTAAATGCTTGTAAGTTCTTCTGTGCAGAGATTACAGCTAAGAGAGCAACCCGTATCCCATTGATAATAAATCCGAAGGCGATCGCCATAATCAGAACTAGAGTTCTCCGTTTGGGTTGAATGGGAAATACTAGTAAACAAATCACAGAAATGCCCAAAAGATAACAAATAGATTCTATCCCTGAACAAGCAGAATAAACCTTGACACTTCCTGTTGGTAAATTGATGAAAACTCCTTGTAGGGATACTTCAAAACCGGAATACCAAAGCAGGAAAGCGGAAAATTTAGCTGTCAAGGGAGAAATGTCAAACAGAGATGATAGCAATAACTTTGGAATGCCGAGAAAAAATAATATCGTTAGTTCCTGCCAATATTGCTTTAATCCCTTGAAACCAGAAGCTAATAAACCAACAGCTAAACCAGAAATTAATGGTGAGATGCGAAGAAAACTTTCTAGTAATTCACTACGATGGAAAGTCGCACTTTGCCAAAGTAAAATACCAATCAATAATCCACCTAAAACACTGGGAAAAATTCCACTTTCAAAATTTAGATTATGTTGTTTGTCTCCAAGTAGAGAAGCTACAGCTAATAAAAAAAGTACACTCATTCCTACTTGAGCAACATCTCCAGATTTCCAAGTCAGAGTTAGGTTAATTGCAATTAAACCAGCTCCTATTCCCAATAGCCATAACTGAGTATTTTTTAGTGGTTTAACTTTGGTAAATGGAATCGCTTTACATTTAGATGCCATTGAACTAACTGTTATTACACAATCAAGTTGAATAGTAAAGTACTCTCATAGCTAGGCTTGCCTCCATCTCAAATAAGTGTAGGCGTAGCTTAAATGGGTATATTTAGCAGCATCAATTTGATACTGAAGTTTGTGTTGTACTTTTTACTTTAAATAGCATTTATGACCTCAGTAATTATTCTACAATCATATACAATTAGTGATAATTTTAACTTGGTCAAAACTTTACCATTGATTTTGACTAGACTTTGGAAAATCTTTAATTTTATTTAAGAAAGGAACAAATCACGAAAATTCAGATGTTTTGAGATTTACAAATAAATAATTAGTAC
This window harbors:
- the crtA gene encoding cyanoexosortase A, whose amino-acid sequence is MASKCKAIPFTKVKPLKNTQLWLLGIGAGLIAINLTLTWKSGDVAQVGMSVLFLLAVASLLGDKQHNLNFESGIFPSVLGGLLIGILLWQSATFHRSELLESFLRISPLISGLAVGLLASGFKGLKQYWQELTILFFLGIPKLLLSSLFDISPLTAKFSAFLLWYSGFEVSLQGVFINLPTGSVKVYSACSGIESICYLLGISVICLLVFPIQPKRRTLVLIMAIAFGFIINGIRVALLAVISAQKNLQAFNYWHEGDGSLIFGMIQVMVFTLFYVFLLRQQEKNNQDSAELKK
- the rpe gene encoding ribulose-phosphate 3-epimerase is translated as MTETLSKKHIVIAPSILSADFSRLGDEVRAVDEAGADWIHVDVMDGRFVPNITIGPLVVEAVRPVTKKPLDVHLMIVEPEKYVADFAKAGADIISVHCEHNASPHLHRTLGQIKELGKQAGVVLNPSTPLDLIEYVLELCDLILIMSVNPGFGGQSFIPGVVPKIRKLRQMCDERGLDPWIEVDGGLKANNTWQVLEAGANAIVAGSAVFNAKDYAEAITAIRNSKRPTPELAKV
- a CDS encoding HpsJ family protein, giving the protein MTKSISDKFIPVLNELQDFAYKQADSMNILRVLGYGLLLLALFDIIEMFIPPSFMNPVWEFQTFGTLVERVPVPLIGLVLVFFGETYSRNKWEFRILRFLSWLTLLFTVCFFLMVPLGVINTVRLNNASTTQINAVSQQQIAQAEQVEKQLSQASPEQINNFLKSQGRSLKSQNPEEVKSKILSELSKAKEQVQIQAQANLSSQRMKLIKSSVKWNLGALVSAALFISLWKATHWARVYK
- a CDS encoding S8 family serine peptidase; protein product: MVKKLTWIVWGLSASCLGMPVVALTLETSLGTNGIDALRLGKPPYNLTGRKIAIGQVEIGRPGMFGVDKAVSKNRSVSIAGVFLRNSPAKSNNSVDPHAYNVAGVMVSTDKAFPGVAPGARLYSSAVGSTKMGQPEECLSAQHIALQNSGDIRAINFSFGEPLNRDPRPEAVLDGNALLTQCVDWSTRVHNVLYMIAGNQGKGGIPIPTDNFNGVNVAFSSRRGGIFNKVDVSNLVATSEAMEERLAGKEINLGPRRTIALVAPGNNIPMLNPDGKVNKVTGTSFAAPHVTGTIALLQEFGDRQVRTKQQNWSISSRQHEVMKAVLLNSTDKILDSGDGLRLGMTRTLVDKQNRDWLASDGYKDPKIPLDAQMGTGHLNAFRAYQQFSAGQWNPSQAVSAIGWDYNTVNTGGSVEYTLAKPLPQNSFVAITLAWDRLVELNDKNKNGLYDAGEDFRDRGLNNLDIHLVKADAKDLDTGTVCSSISEVDSVEHIFCPVPAQGNYRIRVQFRKQVNTATQSYALAWWTVPKK